The Nicotiana tomentosiformis chromosome 9, ASM39032v3, whole genome shotgun sequence genome contains the following window.
AATGTGCAAGTGTAAGTTAAGGGAGTCACAGTTGGTATGTGTTGTTCTCACTGCTGTCTTCCTCATATCAAGAGTTGGCACTGAAACAATGGCTGGGGCGGAGACTATGCTCTGGCTGAATCTTGTGTAGCTAAAGCCAGCCCCAAATGGGAAAACCACAGGGCCTTTGTAAAATCTGTAGGTTCTACCAGGATAGCCTCTTGCTGGATCGGCTCTCATGTCCATGTTTGTCATGGCTACTTTAGCTACATAATCTTGTGGATACCATGTCATTGGAAGCTTCCCTCCTAAGTATTATAGGAAGAGTAATACTTGTAATTTTATACTTCATTCATGTTTTATGTTGAAACTGACCTTGAAACCTATAGAACATGTTTGTATTACTTTGAAATGCGAAGATTGAATTATATATACCTGGGTTGGCTGCTCCAAACAGAACATCAGCAATGGCAGCTCCACCAGCTTGGCCGGGATAGCCAACCCACAGTATAGCCGAAACACGAGGATCATTTTTGGCGAATGTAACATCGATGGGGCCACCGGACATTAAAACCAACACGACGGGGCCTCTAGAAGCCATGGCTACCCTAGAAATGAGCTCCTGTTGGTATCCTGGGAGAAGAAGGCTAACTCGGTCCCTAGCTTCAGCTTCGATGGATTGATCGAGCCCCATCACCAAGACAGTGGTGTCGGCATGCCTCGCGGCCACTTCCGCTACTCCAAATTGTTGGTTCCCTGGACAAGCCACCCCCATGCATCCATGCTGGTGAACTGTCCTTGCATATCTTGCTATTCCTTGTAATGGAGAAATATAACCACATGGAACACCTATATATGTAACACATCCAACCcaaattaaagaagaaataatTTGCAACTTGACTCGTTATGGAAATACCGGAGAATGAGATTAATATATTTACCAGCATAATTGCCAATCATGGTAACAGTAGCATCTGAATTGGGTCCAATAACAGCAACGGTCCGGTGGCGTTGTGGGGACAGTGGCAGAGCCCGCCCAATGTTTTTGAGAAGAACGATGCCTTCACGAGCTGCTTGAAGGGCCAATTGTTGATGGGCCGGAGTACACACATCTCTCGGGCCCAAATTTGCATAAGGCCCATTTGGCCCATCGAACATGCCCAAACGCATCTGGACCGTAATTGTATTTGCTAAAGCATAGTTAACTTCCATTTCTGAAACTTTTCCTGTACGAACGGCCTGCTCTGTGTGGATCGCAAGGAAAGGCCCACAGTCCAAATCCAAGCCTATAAGACCATAAACTAGTCATATCTTCTGTCCGtgcgttctttttttttttgggaatttTACAGAAATGTCCCAAAAAAGTctcaacttaccaacctctagccattaatTATACACATACCAAAACTAGacaagcacatataaaaattgaaaactcaaagaaataaggttctttctctcatagaatcacacacaaagatctactttcatattttcaagagtgattagcaacattagatgcaagacggaaatGAAATTTTATGGATGAGATAGCAAATAAAGTGAtgaaatacaaagaaaatatatatacaagatcTCAAAAATCTAAGTAAAAATGGacttttttcaatgggtatggttgagatttattgaaaacatatagattagtcaatatacaaaattt
Protein-coding sequences here:
- the LOC104103676 gene encoding beta-D-xylosidase 1 isoform X2, which codes for MKASSPCNEVVSDEGRAMYNGGAAGLTFWSPNVNILRDPRWGRCQETPGEDPHLVAQYAISYVKGLQGGGGRGTSRLKVAACCKHYTAYDLDDWNGVDRYHFNAKVSRQDLEDTYNVPFKACVVEGNVASVMCSYNQINGKPSCADPTLLRDTIRAQWRLNGYIVSDCDSVGVLFEQQHYTRFPEDAAAATIKAGLDLDCGPFLAIHTEQAVRTGKVSEMEVNYALANTITVQMRLGMFDGPNGPYANLGPRDVCTPAHQQLALQAAREGIVLLKNIGRALPLSPQRHRTVAVIGPNSDATVTMIGNYAGVPCGYISPLQGIARYARTVHQHGCMGVACPGNQQFGVAEVAARHADTTVLVMGLDQSIEAEARDRVSLLLPGYQQELISRVAMASRGPVVLVLMSGGPIDVTFAKNDPRVSAILWVGYPGQAGGAAIADVLFGAANPGGKLPMTWYPQDYVAKVAMTNMDMRADPARGYPGRTYRFYKGPVVFPFGAGFSYTRFSQSIVSAPAIVSVPTLDMRKTAVRTTHTNCDSLNLHLHIHVKNTGDMDGTHTLLIFSKPPPAATKQLVAFQKVHVAAGAQQRVNININACKHLTVADQFGIRRIFMGEHKIHVGEDINHSITFHASLEQIKV